A single genomic interval of Thermus antranikianii DSM 12462 harbors:
- a CDS encoding TRAP transporter small permease subunit, with the protein MRFLLGLSQAIDALTEAIGRITVWLVLLVALLSAGNAVMRYGFSYSSNAYLEAQWYMFSLIFLLGGAYALKHNAHVRIDLVSGRFSKRAQAWIDVVGTVLFLLPMAVGVIYLSWPWAMNSFLGKEMSPDVGGLPRWPIKLALPLGFALLTLQGISELIKRIAYLTGHLQLAEEEREVVE; encoded by the coding sequence ATGCGCTTTCTCTTGGGTCTTTCGCAAGCCATCGATGCCCTAACTGAGGCCATAGGCAGAATCACCGTGTGGCTGGTGCTTTTGGTGGCCCTGCTTTCTGCGGGCAACGCCGTCATGCGCTACGGCTTCAGCTACAGCTCCAACGCCTACCTCGAGGCCCAGTGGTACATGTTTAGCCTCATCTTCCTCCTGGGCGGGGCCTACGCCTTGAAGCACAACGCCCACGTGCGCATCGACCTCGTTTCCGGTCGCTTCTCCAAGCGCGCCCAGGCCTGGATCGACGTGGTGGGGACGGTGCTCTTCCTTCTGCCCATGGCGGTGGGGGTCATCTACCTCTCCTGGCCCTGGGCCATGAACTCCTTCCTGGGGAAGGAGATGTCCCCCGATGTGGGAGGGCTTCCCCGCTGGCCCATCAAGCTGGCCTTGCCCTTGGGCTTTGCCCTATTGACCCTCCAAGGAATTTCCGAGCTCATCAAGCGGATCGCCTACCTCACGGGGCATCTGCAACTGGCGGAGGAGGAACGGGAGGTGGTGGAATGA
- a CDS encoding TRAP transporter large permease encodes MNLESLMPPLMFLALVVFLLSGYPVAFSLGAVGIVFGFLGIALDIFPAPLLKAMPDRIFGIMSNQLLLAIPFFTFMGIILEKSGLAEDLLDTMGKLFGPLRGGLALSVVFVGAILAATTGVVAASVMAMGLISLPIMLKYGYNPRFASGVILGSATLAQIIPPSVVLIVLSDQLGVSVGDMYKAALIPSALTVGFYFLYVIYVALFRPRWVPALPPEARPDAGKEAQAAFALLSYLLVGVGAYAVGRFLPAWAEWLEVVLALGVWTLVLLPWIRRNPLLRRALLSMVPPLVLIFLVLGTVLIGLATPTEAGAMGVVGALILAALNRRLSFQVLYGAMEGTAKLTAFVIFILIGSTLFSLVFRGVDGDLWVEGFLTGLPGGEVGFILFVMVLVFLLGFFIDFFEIAFIALPLLAIGAEALNIDKLWFGLMVGVNLQTSFLTPPFGFALFYLRNVAPKEVKTTDIYLGGIPFIGLQLLVLLFVYFMRDPILRFVSGMGFGG; translated from the coding sequence ATGAACCTGGAAAGCCTCATGCCTCCCCTGATGTTTTTGGCCCTGGTGGTCTTTTTGCTTTCCGGCTACCCCGTGGCCTTCTCCTTGGGGGCGGTGGGGATCGTTTTCGGCTTTTTGGGCATCGCCCTGGACATCTTCCCCGCACCCCTCCTTAAGGCCATGCCCGACCGCATCTTCGGCATCATGTCCAACCAGCTTCTCCTGGCCATTCCCTTCTTCACCTTCATGGGCATCATCCTGGAGAAAAGCGGCCTGGCCGAAGACCTCCTGGACACCATGGGGAAGCTCTTCGGACCCCTTCGCGGGGGCTTGGCCTTAAGCGTGGTTTTCGTGGGGGCCATCTTGGCCGCCACTACTGGGGTGGTGGCGGCCAGCGTGATGGCCATGGGCCTTATCTCCCTGCCCATCATGCTGAAGTACGGCTATAACCCCCGCTTTGCCAGCGGGGTGATCCTGGGCTCGGCCACCCTGGCCCAGATCATCCCCCCAAGCGTGGTCCTCATTGTTTTGTCGGACCAGCTAGGGGTTTCCGTGGGGGATATGTACAAGGCCGCTTTGATTCCCTCCGCCCTTACCGTGGGCTTTTACTTCCTTTACGTGATCTACGTGGCCCTTTTCCGCCCAAGGTGGGTTCCCGCCCTTCCTCCGGAAGCCCGGCCAGACGCCGGTAAGGAAGCCCAGGCGGCTTTTGCCCTTCTCTCCTATCTGCTGGTGGGGGTGGGGGCTTATGCGGTGGGGCGCTTCCTGCCCGCCTGGGCGGAGTGGCTGGAGGTGGTCTTGGCCTTGGGGGTTTGGACCCTGGTCCTCCTTCCCTGGATCCGCAGGAATCCCCTCCTCCGAAGGGCCCTTCTTTCCATGGTGCCCCCCTTGGTCCTCATCTTCCTGGTGCTGGGTACGGTGCTCATCGGCCTGGCCACCCCCACGGAGGCCGGGGCCATGGGGGTGGTGGGGGCCTTGATCCTGGCGGCTTTGAACCGCAGGCTTTCCTTCCAGGTCCTCTACGGGGCCATGGAGGGTACGGCCAAGCTCACGGCCTTCGTCATCTTCATCCTTATCGGCTCCACCCTTTTCAGCCTGGTCTTCCGCGGGGTGGATGGGGACCTCTGGGTGGAAGGTTTCCTTACCGGTTTGCCCGGCGGCGAGGTGGGCTTCATCCTCTTCGTGATGGTGTTGGTCTTCCTGCTGGGCTTCTTCATCGACTTCTTTGAGATCGCCTTCATCGCCCTGCCCCTTCTGGCCATCGGGGCCGAGGCCTTGAACATCGACAAGCTCTGGTTCGGCCTTATGGTGGGGGTGAACCTGCAGACCTCCTTTCTCACCCCGCCCTTTGGCTTTGCCCTCTTCTACCTGCGGAACGTGGCCCCCAAGGAGGTGAAGACCACGGATATCTATCTGGGCGGGATCCCCTTCATCGGGTTGCAGTTGCTGGTCTTGCTCTTTGTCTACTTCATGCGGGATCCCATCCTGCGCTTTGTGAGCGGGATGGGTTTTGGCGGGTAG
- the moaC gene encoding cyclic pyranopterin monophosphate synthase MoaC, producing MDLTHFKDGRPHMVDVTEKSATFRTATAEAYVELTEEALAALEKGGVGKGDPLAVAQLAGIMGAKKTSELIPLCHPLPLTGVEVRVELEREARRVRIEATVRTKAETGVEMEALTACAVAALTVYDMLKAASKGLVISRVQLLHKAGGKSGEWRRTPDP from the coding sequence ATGGACCTCACCCACTTTAAGGACGGCAGGCCCCACATGGTGGACGTGACGGAGAAGTCCGCCACCTTCCGCACCGCCACCGCCGAGGCCTATGTGGAGCTCACGGAAGAGGCCCTGGCCGCCCTGGAAAAGGGGGGTGTGGGGAAGGGGGATCCCCTCGCGGTGGCCCAGCTTGCGGGCATCATGGGGGCCAAGAAGACTTCTGAGCTCATTCCCCTTTGCCACCCTCTGCCCCTCACCGGGGTGGAGGTGAGGGTGGAGCTGGAAAGGGAGGCCAGGCGGGTGCGCATCGAGGCCACGGTGCGCACCAAGGCGGAAACCGGGGTGGAGATGGAGGCCCTAACCGCCTGCGCCGTGGCGGCCCTCACCGTGTACGACATGTTGAAGGCAGCCTCCAAGGGCCTGGTGATCTCGAGGGTGCAGCTTTTGCACAAGGCGGGGGGGAAGAGCGGGGAGTGGCGGCGCACCCCTGACCCTTGA